In Streptomyces chartreusis NRRL 3882, the following are encoded in one genomic region:
- a CDS encoding class I SAM-dependent methyltransferase: MTPPGPAGRKSTTREPIIQEPEASEPEATRRTAGVTESSRANRGWWDRNADEYQTEHGTFLGDDRFVWGPEGLDEVEAELLGPPEELKGRDVLEIGAGAAQCSRWLAGQGARPVALDISHRQLQHALRIGGPFPLVCADAGALPFADGSFDLACSAYGALPFVADPRLVLREVHRVLRPGGRLVFSVTHPIRWAFPDEPGPEGLSVSGSYFDRTPYVEQDEEGRAVYVEHHRTLGDRVRDVVASGFRLVDLVEPEWPAWNTSEWGGWSPLRGNLIPGTAIFVCVRD, encoded by the coding sequence GTGACCCCTCCGGGACCGGCTGGACGGAAGAGTACGACGAGGGAGCCGATCATCCAAGAGCCCGAAGCGTCCGAACCCGAGGCCACCCGGCGTACCGCGGGGGTCACGGAGAGCTCCCGCGCCAACCGTGGCTGGTGGGACCGCAACGCGGACGAGTACCAGACCGAGCACGGCACCTTCCTCGGCGACGACCGCTTCGTGTGGGGCCCCGAGGGTCTGGACGAGGTGGAGGCCGAGCTGCTCGGCCCGCCGGAAGAGCTGAAGGGCAGGGACGTCCTGGAGATCGGCGCGGGCGCGGCACAGTGCTCGCGCTGGCTGGCCGGCCAGGGAGCCCGCCCGGTGGCCCTGGACATCTCGCACCGGCAGTTGCAGCACGCGCTGCGCATCGGCGGCCCCTTCCCCCTGGTGTGCGCCGACGCCGGGGCGCTGCCCTTCGCGGACGGCTCGTTCGACCTGGCCTGCTCGGCGTACGGGGCGCTGCCCTTCGTCGCCGATCCGCGCCTGGTACTGCGGGAGGTGCACCGGGTGCTGCGGCCCGGGGGCCGTCTGGTCTTCTCGGTGACGCACCCGATCCGCTGGGCCTTCCCGGACGAGCCGGGACCGGAGGGGCTGTCGGTGTCGGGTTCGTACTTCGACCGCACGCCCTACGTCGAGCAGGACGAGGAGGGCCGCGCGGTCTACGTCGAGCACCACCGCACGCTCGGCGACCGCGTCCGGGACGTGGTGGCCTCGGGCTTCCGGCTGGTGGACCTCGTGGAGCCGGAGTGGCCGGCCTGGAACACCTCCGAGTGGGGCGGCTGGTCGCCGCTGCGCGGGAACCTGATCCCGGGGACGGCGATCTTCGTGTGCGTACGAGACTGA
- the rpsA gene encoding 30S ribosomal protein S1, translating into MTSSTETTATTPQVAVNDIGNEEAFLAAIDETIKYFNDGDIVDGVIVKVDRDEVLLDIGYKTEGVIPSRELSIKHDVDPNEVVAVGDEIEALVLQKEDKEGRLILSKKRAQYERAWGTIEKIKEEDGIVTGTVIEVVKGGLILDIGLRGFLPASLVEMRRVRDLQPYVGKELEAKIIELDKNRNNVVLSRRAWLEQTQSEVRQTFLTTLQKGQVRSGVVSSIVNFGAFVDLGGVDGLVHVSELSWKHIDHPSEVVEVGQEVTVEVLDVDMDRERVSLSLKATQEDPWQQFARTHQIGQVVPGKVTKLVPFGAFVRVDEGIEGLVHISELAERHVEIPEQVVQVNDEIFVKVIDIDLERRRISLSLKQANESFGADPSAVEFDPTLYGMAASYDDQGNYIYPEGFDPETNDWLEGYEKQREEWERQYAEAQQRFEQHQAQVIKSREADAQAAAEGGEAAAPAASGGGGSYSSEGPDNSGALASDEALAALREKLAGGQS; encoded by the coding sequence ATGACGAGCAGCACCGAGACCACCGCCACCACCCCGCAGGTAGCGGTCAACGACATCGGTAACGAGGAAGCCTTCCTCGCCGCGATCGACGAGACGATCAAGTACTTCAACGACGGCGACATCGTCGACGGCGTCATCGTGAAGGTCGACCGGGACGAGGTCCTGCTCGACATCGGTTACAAGACCGAAGGCGTGATCCCGAGCCGCGAGCTCTCGATCAAGCACGACGTCGACCCCAACGAGGTCGTCGCCGTCGGTGACGAGATCGAGGCCCTTGTTCTCCAGAAGGAGGACAAGGAAGGCCGCCTGATCCTCTCGAAGAAGCGCGCCCAGTACGAGCGTGCCTGGGGCACCATCGAGAAGATCAAGGAAGAGGACGGGATCGTCACCGGTACCGTCATCGAGGTCGTCAAGGGTGGTCTCATCCTCGACATCGGCCTCCGTGGCTTCCTCCCGGCCTCCCTGGTCGAGATGCGCCGCGTCCGCGACCTTCAGCCCTACGTGGGCAAGGAGCTCGAGGCCAAGATCATCGAGCTGGACAAGAACCGCAACAACGTGGTCCTGTCCCGCCGTGCCTGGCTGGAGCAGACCCAGTCCGAGGTCCGCCAGACGTTCCTCACGACCCTCCAGAAGGGTCAGGTCCGTTCCGGTGTCGTCTCCTCGATCGTCAACTTCGGTGCCTTCGTGGACCTGGGTGGCGTCGACGGCCTGGTCCACGTCTCCGAGCTGTCCTGGAAGCACATCGACCACCCGTCCGAGGTTGTCGAGGTCGGCCAGGAAGTCACCGTCGAGGTCCTCGACGTGGACATGGACCGCGAGCGCGTCTCCCTGTCGCTGAAGGCGACCCAGGAAGACCCGTGGCAGCAGTTCGCCCGCACCCACCAGATCGGCCAGGTCGTGCCCGGCAAGGTCACGAAGCTGGTTCCGTTCGGTGCGTTCGTCCGCGTGGACGAGGGCATCGAGGGTCTGGTCCACATCTCCGAGCTGGCCGAGCGCCACGTGGAGATCCCGGAGCAGGTCGTCCAGGTCAACGACGAGATCTTCGTCAAGGTCATCGACATCGACCTCGAGCGCCGTCGCATCAGCCTCTCGCTGAAGCAGGCCAACGAGTCCTTCGGTGCCGACCCGTCCGCGGTCGAGTTCGACCCGACCCTGTACGGCATGGCCGCGTCCTACGACGACCAGGGCAACTACATCTACCCCGAGGGCTTCGACCCCGAGACCAACGACTGGCTCGAGGGCTACGAGAAGCAGCGCGAGGAGTGGGAGCGCCAGTACGCCGAGGCGCAGCAGCGCTTCGAGCAGCACCAGGCGCAGGTCATCAAGTCGCGCGAGGCGGACGCCCAGGCGGCTGCCGAGGGTGGCGAGGCCGCCGCTCCGGCCGCGTCCGGCGGTGGCGGTTCGTACTCCTCCGAGGGCCCGGACAACTCCGGCGCGCTGGCCTCGGACGAGGCGCTGGCCGCGCTTCGCGAGAAGCTGGCCGGTGGGCAGAGCTGA
- a CDS encoding PAC2 family protein, with amino-acid sequence MLDPQGLYAWEPKGLAVVDMALAQESAGLVMLYHFDGYIDAGETGDQIVDRVLDSLPHQVVARFDHDRLVDYRARRPLLTFKRDRWSDYEDPAIEVRLVQDATGAPFLLLSGPEPDVEWERFAAAVKQIVERLGVRLSVNFHGIPMGVPHTRPVGLTPHGNRTDLVPGHRSPFEEAQVPGSAESLVEYRLLQAGHDVLGVAAHVPHYIARSPYPDAALTVLEAITAATGLVLPGIAHALRSDAHRTQTEIDRQIREGDEDLTALVEGLEHQYDAVAGAETRGNMLAEPVDIPSADEIGREFEKFLAEREGDS; translated from the coding sequence GTGCTTGATCCGCAGGGCTTGTACGCATGGGAGCCGAAGGGGCTGGCCGTCGTCGACATGGCGCTGGCCCAGGAGTCGGCCGGTCTTGTCATGCTCTACCACTTCGACGGATACATCGACGCGGGCGAGACCGGCGACCAGATCGTCGACCGGGTGCTCGACTCGCTGCCCCACCAGGTCGTCGCCCGCTTCGACCACGACCGGCTCGTGGACTACCGCGCCCGCCGCCCGCTGCTGACGTTCAAGCGCGACCGCTGGAGCGACTACGAGGACCCCGCCATCGAGGTGCGGCTGGTCCAGGACGCCACCGGAGCGCCGTTCCTGCTGCTGTCCGGCCCCGAGCCGGACGTGGAGTGGGAACGCTTCGCCGCGGCCGTCAAGCAGATCGTGGAGCGGCTCGGCGTCCGTCTGTCGGTGAACTTCCACGGCATCCCGATGGGCGTCCCGCACACCCGGCCCGTCGGCCTCACTCCGCACGGCAACCGCACCGACCTCGTCCCGGGCCACCGCAGCCCGTTCGAGGAGGCGCAGGTGCCCGGCAGCGCCGAGTCCCTCGTCGAGTACCGCCTGCTCCAGGCCGGGCACGACGTCCTCGGCGTGGCCGCCCACGTCCCGCACTACATCGCCCGCTCCCCGTACCCGGACGCGGCCCTGACGGTCCTGGAGGCCATCACGGCGGCGACCGGACTGGTGCTCCCGGGCATCGCCCACGCCCTGCGCTCGGACGCCCACCGCACGCAGACGGAGATCGACCGGCAGATCCGCGAGGGCGACGAGGACCTCACCGCGCTCGTCGAGGGCCTGGAGCACCAGTACGACGCGGTCGCGGGCGCCGAGACCCGGGGCAACATGCTCGCCGAGCCGGTGGACATCCCCTCGGCGGACGAGATCGGCCGCGAGTTCGAAAAGTTCCTGGCAGAAAGAGAAGGCGACAGCTGA
- the coaE gene encoding dephospho-CoA kinase — MLKVGLTGGIGAGKSEVSRLLVECGAVLIDADRIAREVVAPGTPGLAAVVDAFGEEVLAADGSLDRPGLGSIVFADASKLATLNSIVHPLVGARSRELEEAAAEDAVVVHDVPLLTENGLAPLYDVVIVVDASPETQLDRLVRLRGMTEEDARARMAAQATREQRREIADIVIDNDVPLVDLERRVKDVWAELTRRSQASRPSAQE; from the coding sequence ATGCTGAAGGTGGGCCTGACCGGCGGTATCGGCGCCGGCAAGAGTGAGGTGTCACGGCTGCTCGTCGAGTGCGGTGCCGTGCTGATCGACGCGGACCGCATCGCGCGGGAGGTCGTCGCACCAGGAACCCCGGGGCTCGCCGCGGTCGTGGACGCCTTCGGCGAGGAGGTGCTCGCGGCCGACGGCAGCCTGGACCGGCCCGGGCTCGGCTCCATCGTCTTCGCCGACGCGTCGAAGCTCGCCACGCTCAACTCGATCGTGCACCCCCTCGTGGGCGCCCGCTCGCGCGAACTCGAAGAGGCCGCCGCCGAGGACGCGGTCGTCGTGCACGACGTCCCGCTCCTCACGGAGAACGGCCTGGCGCCCCTCTACGACGTCGTGATCGTCGTCGACGCGAGCCCCGAAACCCAGCTCGACCGGCTCGTCCGGCTGCGCGGCATGACCGAGGAGGACGCCCGCGCGCGGATGGCCGCGCAGGCGACACGCGAGCAGCGCCGGGAGATCGCGGACATCGTCATCGACAACGACGTCCCGCTGGTGGACCTGGAGCGCCGCGTGAAGGACGTGTGGGCCGAGCTGACACGCAGGTCGCAGGCGTCCCGGCCGTCCGCACAGGAATAG
- a CDS encoding tetratricopeptide repeat protein — translation MPETSGSTGRTPETHVIDFRAAEQLLAARDPRGAVKLLDGVIAAHPENTAARLLRARAFFAAAQLRPAELEFSIVLEREPDNAFAHFALARTYERQNRPDQAKRHFRLAAALDPNPRFLKAARFDA, via the coding sequence GTGCCCGAGACCAGCGGTTCGACCGGCCGTACCCCGGAGACGCACGTCATCGACTTCCGTGCCGCCGAGCAACTGCTCGCGGCGCGGGACCCGCGGGGCGCGGTGAAGCTGCTCGACGGAGTCATCGCCGCGCACCCGGAGAACACCGCCGCGCGGCTGCTGCGCGCGCGTGCCTTCTTCGCGGCGGCGCAGCTGCGGCCGGCGGAGCTGGAGTTCTCGATCGTTCTGGAGCGCGAGCCGGACAACGCGTTCGCGCACTTCGCGCTCGCCCGCACCTATGAGCGGCAGAACCGCCCCGACCAGGCCAAGCGCCACTTCCGCCTGGCCGCCGCGCTGGATCCGAACCCGCGGTTCCTGAAGGCGGCGCGCTTCGACGCGTGA
- a CDS encoding DUF6343 family protein, with product MRTGSEPTTARSALRARFWLSLWGLVWALFGTVAFTLAGRTGWAIACGALLLVVTIDLVIVLRHIRQGPHYQPGPDIPPYCPPEDHP from the coding sequence ATGCGTACAGGCAGTGAACCGACGACCGCGCGCAGTGCTCTGCGGGCGCGCTTCTGGCTGAGCCTGTGGGGGCTGGTCTGGGCGCTCTTCGGGACGGTCGCGTTCACGCTCGCCGGGCGGACCGGCTGGGCCATCGCCTGCGGCGCGCTGCTGCTGGTCGTCACGATCGACCTCGTCATCGTCCTCAGGCACATCCGCCAGGGCCCGCACTACCAGCCGGGCCCCGACATCCCGCCCTACTGCCCACCGGAAGATCATCCCTGA
- a CDS encoding class I SAM-dependent methyltransferase, whose product MELRMREGYEGTGPGAITPDGCAVELYSRLPVGDEPEVIQAAVPAGARILELGSGVGRMTHALLEHGFTVTAVDESAEMLERVRGARTICSPIEDLDLGETFDVVLLASFLVHAGDAEVRRSLLRTCVRHVAKGGSVLIQREGEDYHANVPRERVDPSGFTVRIVSSEPVGDGVNSVRAEYEFPDAFWTQTFRARPLTREQFEEALKETGLRVDRYLTEDRVWVRAVPDGPSGRSA is encoded by the coding sequence ATGGAGCTGAGAATGCGTGAGGGGTACGAGGGGACGGGACCCGGGGCCATCACCCCGGACGGCTGCGCGGTGGAGCTCTACTCGCGGCTGCCCGTCGGGGACGAACCGGAGGTCATCCAAGCGGCGGTGCCGGCGGGCGCGCGCATCCTGGAGCTGGGCAGCGGCGTCGGGCGGATGACCCATGCGCTGCTGGAGCACGGGTTCACGGTCACGGCGGTGGACGAGTCCGCCGAGATGCTGGAGCGGGTACGCGGGGCTCGGACGATATGCAGCCCGATCGAGGACCTGGATCTGGGCGAGACGTTCGACGTGGTGCTGCTCGCGTCGTTCCTCGTGCACGCCGGGGACGCCGAGGTGCGGCGGAGCCTGCTGCGCACGTGTGTGCGGCATGTCGCGAAGGGCGGCTCCGTGCTGATCCAGCGGGAGGGCGAGGACTACCACGCGAACGTCCCGCGCGAGCGGGTCGACCCCAGCGGCTTCACCGTGCGGATCGTGTCGTCGGAGCCGGTCGGCGACGGGGTCAACTCGGTGCGCGCGGAGTACGAGTTCCCGGACGCGTTCTGGACCCAGACGTTCCGGGCGCGACCGCTGACCAGGGAGCAGTTCGAGGAGGCGCTGAAGGAGACGGGCCTGAGGGTGGACCGGTACCTGACGGAGGATCGGGTCTGGGTGCGGGCGGTGCCCGACGGTCCAAGCGGCCGGAGTGCATGA
- a CDS encoding DoxX family protein gives MPEIDSPATAAPSAPAGVVVAESATARGRRARIALRGLQVLLALIYGIASALPKLIAHPSAAELFDKLGWGSAGMYTIGALELAGAIALLIPVLQSVAAMALGALMVGAFVARITVFDGQYAATPIILLVPLALIAWARRKHNADLLRLLRLRA, from the coding sequence ATGCCCGAGATCGACTCTCCCGCCACCGCCGCCCCCTCGGCCCCGGCCGGTGTCGTCGTCGCCGAGTCCGCGACCGCCCGCGGGCGGCGTGCCCGGATCGCCTTGCGCGGTCTCCAGGTGCTGCTCGCCCTCATCTACGGGATCGCGAGCGCCCTGCCCAAGCTGATCGCGCACCCGTCGGCTGCCGAGTTGTTCGACAAGCTCGGCTGGGGCAGTGCGGGGATGTACACCATCGGGGCGCTCGAACTGGCCGGTGCGATCGCCCTGTTGATCCCGGTGCTCCAGTCGGTGGCGGCGATGGCGCTGGGCGCGCTGATGGTGGGCGCGTTCGTCGCCCGGATCACCGTCTTCGACGGGCAGTACGCGGCGACGCCGATCATCCTGCTCGTGCCGCTCGCCCTCATCGCCTGGGCGCGGCGGAAGCACAACGCGGATCTGCTGCGCCTGCTGCGGCTCCGGGCGTGA
- a CDS encoding RNA-binding S4 domain-containing protein gives MASEGAEYDGAGDTKAVDPKVAAAIAAAEAAGAQSGQTVRVDSWIWAVRLVKTRSLGATACRGGHVRVNGERVKPAHAVRVGDEVRLRHEGRERVVVVTRLIRKRVGAPVAAQCYIDNSPPPPPREAVAPAGIRDRGAGRPTKRDRRELERLRGLTGPGPVPGPAPGGGFGPDPGGGSGKPRP, from the coding sequence ATGGCTTCTGAAGGCGCGGAGTACGACGGGGCGGGCGACACGAAGGCCGTGGACCCGAAGGTCGCGGCGGCCATCGCAGCTGCCGAGGCCGCCGGAGCACAGAGCGGCCAGACCGTCCGCGTCGACAGCTGGATCTGGGCCGTGCGCCTCGTCAAGACCCGTTCCCTGGGCGCCACCGCCTGCCGGGGCGGGCACGTCCGCGTCAACGGCGAGCGCGTGAAGCCCGCCCACGCGGTACGCGTCGGCGACGAGGTGCGCCTGCGGCACGAGGGCCGGGAGCGGGTCGTCGTCGTCACACGGCTGATCCGCAAGCGGGTCGGCGCCCCCGTGGCCGCCCAGTGCTACATCGACAACTCCCCGCCGCCCCCGCCGCGCGAGGCCGTCGCCCCGGCCGGCATCCGCGACCGAGGCGCGGGCCGCCCGACGAAGCGGGACCGCCGCGAATTGGAGCGCCTGCGCGGCCTGACCGGCCCAGGCCCCGTCCCCGGCCCGGCCCCCGGCGGCGGCTTCGGCCCCGATCCCGGCGGCGGGTCGGGCAAACCGAGGCCGTGA
- a CDS encoding ArsR/SmtB family transcription factor has protein sequence MDSDEQRRVLDPEHDTDALKALTHPLRIRLLGLLRQDGPATASELAARTGESSASTSYHLRVLAKYAFIAEAEHRDGRERRWRARHTVTSWSNEAMESSEAGRAFVSLSRRRQLEHLETSLARHEADMAAGRFGQEWVEPSGISDLMPRLTAGSLTELWDTIARKLEELTARDAQDPRAEHVMLLTAGLPLAPHDREDADRENAS, from the coding sequence ATGGACAGCGATGAGCAACGGCGCGTACTCGACCCCGAGCACGACACGGACGCCCTGAAGGCCCTCACCCACCCCCTGCGCATCCGGCTGCTCGGGCTGCTGCGGCAGGACGGGCCCGCCACGGCCAGTGAGCTCGCCGCGCGGACGGGGGAGTCGTCGGCGTCGACCAGTTACCACCTGCGGGTGCTGGCGAAGTACGCGTTCATCGCCGAGGCCGAGCATCGTGACGGGCGGGAGCGGCGCTGGCGGGCCCGGCACACCGTGACGTCCTGGAGCAACGAGGCGATGGAGTCCTCCGAGGCGGGCCGCGCCTTCGTCAGCCTGTCGCGGCGGCGACAATTGGAGCACCTGGAGACGTCCCTCGCCCGGCACGAGGCGGACATGGCCGCCGGACGGTTCGGCCAGGAGTGGGTGGAGCCGTCCGGGATCAGCGACCTCATGCCCCGGCTGACGGCCGGGTCGCTCACCGAGCTCTGGGACACCATCGCCCGGAAGCTGGAGGAACTGACCGCCCGGGACGCGCAGGACCCGCGTGCCGAACACGTCATGCTCCTCACCGCCGGCCTTCCGCTCGCCCCGCACGACCGTGAGGACGCGGATCGCGAGAACGCCTCATGA
- a CDS encoding MFS transporter codes for MTELPELPELPELREQPEPPGVRTARRRYVTVCALLWLPPGLAMASMVLLFSERGMSLAAVAGLFAAHSLTVAALELPTGGLSDVLGRRPVLAMAGALNVVAFALVGLGTTAWVLTAGMVLMSAARALASGTAEAWYVDTVQAHSGPDAELRTGLARGGSATSAALAAGLLLGGALPWLLGAGPGLGARLSEATSGAVLPLSVPVLLGAALRVVFVCYVLTVLREPPRPPATLRSVLRGVPVTVLGGLRLGGRDALVRRVLLTAAAVGSALAAIELLMPGRTVALTGATGSGALAYAALSCAGFLCGGVGSHLAPLAARVAGSGERAVLVCLGACAGGVLLLGATASTTHLLATALAVVGFCLFHLGIGAASPNENDLLHRRVPSAQRATALSVQSLALQLVGALTGLVLGTLRPGPLPWLLTGAVLLSGALLWLRRADVRSTPVTTAT; via the coding sequence ATGACCGAGCTGCCGGAGCTGCCGGAGCTGCCAGAGCTGCGAGAGCAGCCGGAGCCGCCCGGGGTACGGACCGCTCGCCGCCGGTACGTCACCGTCTGCGCGCTCTTATGGCTGCCGCCGGGCCTCGCTATGGCCTCGATGGTCCTCCTGTTCAGCGAGCGCGGCATGTCCCTCGCCGCGGTGGCGGGGCTCTTCGCCGCTCACTCGCTGACCGTGGCCGCACTGGAGCTGCCCACGGGCGGGCTCTCCGACGTGCTCGGGCGCCGGCCCGTCCTCGCCATGGCCGGCGCGCTCAACGTCGTCGCCTTCGCCCTGGTCGGCCTCGGCACCACCGCCTGGGTCCTCACCGCCGGCATGGTGCTCATGAGCGCGGCCCGGGCCCTGGCCAGCGGTACCGCCGAGGCCTGGTACGTCGACACCGTCCAGGCGCATTCCGGACCCGACGCCGAGCTGCGGACGGGCCTGGCCCGAGGCGGCTCCGCGACCTCCGCCGCCCTCGCGGCCGGCCTGCTGCTCGGCGGTGCCCTGCCCTGGCTGCTCGGCGCGGGGCCCGGTCTCGGAGCCAGGCTGAGCGAGGCGACGTCCGGGGCCGTGCTGCCCTTGTCCGTCCCCGTGCTGCTGGGAGCCGCGCTCAGGGTCGTCTTCGTCTGCTACGTGCTGACCGTCCTGCGGGAGCCGCCGCGACCTCCGGCCACCCTGCGTTCCGTGCTGCGCGGCGTCCCGGTGACCGTCCTGGGCGGACTGCGGCTGGGCGGCCGTGACGCGCTGGTCCGGCGGGTCCTGCTCACCGCCGCGGCCGTCGGCAGTGCCCTGGCCGCCATCGAACTGCTCATGCCGGGGCGTACGGTGGCGCTGACCGGCGCGACCGGCTCCGGCGCGCTGGCCTATGCCGCGCTCTCCTGCGCGGGCTTCCTCTGCGGCGGTGTCGGCAGTCACCTCGCGCCGCTCGCCGCCCGGGTCGCGGGCAGCGGTGAACGGGCCGTGCTCGTCTGTCTCGGGGCCTGCGCGGGCGGCGTGCTGCTGCTCGGCGCCACCGCCTCCACCACGCACCTGCTCGCCACGGCCCTCGCGGTCGTCGGATTCTGCCTGTTCCACCTCGGCATCGGTGCGGCTTCCCCGAACGAGAACGACCTGCTCCACCGCCGCGTCCCGAGCGCGCAACGCGCCACCGCCCTGTCCGTCCAGTCCCTCGCCCTGCAACTGGTCGGCGCGCTCACCGGCCTGGTCCTCGGGACACTGCGGCCGGGCCCGCTGCCCTGGCTGCTGACCGGTGCCGTGCTGCTGTCCGGAGCCCTGCTCTGGCTCCGGCGCGCCGACGTCCGGTCCACGCCGGTCACCACCGCCACCTGA
- a CDS encoding uracil-DNA glycosylase, protein MDASGLPLLDRRISDCRACPRLVSWREEVARTKRAAYADWTYWGRPVPGFGPADARLLILGLAPAAHGGNRTGRMFTGDRSGDVLYEALYDIGLASQPTAEHAHDGLELYGVRVTSPVHCAPPANKPTPEERDTCRPWLVQELRLLRPTLRAVVVLGAFGWQAALPAFAEAGWPVPRPRPAFGHGARVHLDGLELFGCFHVSQRNTFTGRLTPVMLRDVLRTAARAAGLGPAEA, encoded by the coding sequence ATGGACGCCAGCGGTCTCCCCCTCCTCGACCGGCGCATTTCGGACTGCCGGGCCTGCCCGCGGCTGGTCTCCTGGCGCGAGGAGGTGGCCCGGACCAAGCGAGCCGCCTATGCGGACTGGACGTACTGGGGGCGGCCGGTGCCCGGGTTCGGGCCGGCGGACGCCCGGCTGCTCATCCTCGGACTCGCCCCCGCCGCGCACGGCGGCAACCGCACCGGCCGGATGTTCACCGGCGATCGCTCGGGGGACGTCCTGTACGAGGCGCTGTACGACATCGGCCTCGCCTCCCAGCCCACCGCCGAGCACGCCCACGACGGACTGGAGCTGTACGGCGTGCGTGTCACCTCGCCCGTGCACTGCGCCCCGCCCGCGAACAAGCCGACCCCTGAGGAACGGGACACCTGCCGCCCCTGGCTCGTGCAGGAACTGCGGCTGCTGCGTCCGACACTGCGGGCCGTGGTCGTGCTCGGTGCCTTCGGCTGGCAGGCCGCGCTGCCCGCGTTCGCCGAGGCGGGCTGGCCCGTGCCCCGGCCCCGGCCCGCCTTCGGTCACGGCGCCCGGGTCCACCTGGACGGCCTGGAGCTCTTCGGCTGCTTCCACGTCAGCCAGCGCAACACCTTCACCGGCCGGCTCACCCCCGTGATGCTGCGTGACGTGCTGCGAACAGCCGCACGGGCGGCGGGACTCGGCCCTGCCGAAGCCTAG
- a CDS encoding GntR family transcriptional regulator, translated as MGSMTKIEPLGAVRERVTAELRQEIIAGSLRPGDRLVERELAERFGVSRVPVREAIRALVAEGFVHFETPRRTVVRRLTPNDVKELFELREALEVYAAGLAASRATPQDLAEVQELLDRAAAATEAGDAELITDLNSRLHDRIVAMAGNSLLTEALEPVAGRLRWMTRRNEEWPQLLVEHRELYEAIASGDPGRARAHALTHVRTNYRSTVRHLFGEEAP; from the coding sequence ATGGGGTCCATGACGAAGATCGAACCTCTGGGAGCGGTGCGCGAACGCGTGACGGCCGAACTGCGGCAGGAGATCATCGCGGGCAGCCTCCGTCCCGGCGACCGCCTGGTCGAACGCGAGCTGGCGGAGCGCTTCGGCGTCTCGCGCGTTCCGGTCCGGGAGGCGATCCGGGCGCTCGTCGCCGAGGGCTTCGTCCACTTCGAGACGCCCCGCCGCACGGTCGTACGCCGTCTCACCCCCAACGACGTCAAGGAACTGTTCGAACTGCGCGAGGCCCTGGAGGTCTACGCCGCCGGACTCGCCGCGTCCCGCGCGACACCGCAGGACCTGGCCGAGGTCCAGGAACTCCTCGACCGCGCGGCCGCCGCGACCGAGGCCGGGGACGCCGAGCTGATCACGGACCTCAACAGCCGCCTGCACGACCGGATCGTGGCGATGGCCGGCAACAGCCTGCTGACCGAGGCCCTGGAACCGGTCGCCGGCCGGCTGCGCTGGATGACCCGGCGCAACGAGGAGTGGCCGCAGCTGCTCGTGGAGCACCGTGAGCTGTACGAGGCGATCGCCTCGGGCGACCCGGGCCGGGCTCGCGCGCACGCGCTCACGCACGTACGGACCAACTACCGCTCCACGGTGCGGCATCTGTTCGGGGAAGAGGCTCCCTAG